The nucleotide sequence ACCCAGGTTTAGGGCCGAGTGGCTGCCTCTTGGTGCTGATGACCTCACCGCGCGCCTTGGCTTCCGCCTTGAGCTGGTCGTTCTTCACTTTCCTCAGGCGGAACTCCTCAGCACACCTGGATGGCTGCACATGCTCAACACGGACATGGATCCTTTTCCTGATAATGCGGTTTCCAACCTGGGCAATGTAAACAGGATTGTGATTGTAAATATATTAGTCCTGAACTTGACTCTACATTAAATTTTACGATACAAATCGGTATGTTCCACTAGAACACAATGAATGAAATGCAAGGCTGAACAAAAGCATCAGGATAAGTGAACAAAAAGAAATGCTTGATAGCACTATTGATTTCAAAGATGCAAATCGTTCTAGCCTATTACCACAAGCAAATCGAGATATTCAATATAGCCATATAACTTGAGGTGTACTTCAAAGAATACAAAGGGCAAAACATACATATCTTACCACTAACAACAAAGTTAGAACTTAGCTACTTCAGAGAAGAGATAACATGCTAGTATGTATACAGGGCCACAGCAGTATAGATTAATATAATCTTTTTGGGCAGAAATCCTTGTTTCCTCAAGCAAAGCAGAACTCTTCGATATGCCATAATTGTAAATGCACTCAGCACTTTATTAGTCTCTAATAACACAACAATCAATAGACAAAACTAATAGAATTATAAAGCAGGGGCAATCAAAATTCCAAATTTAGTATTCCATGCAACAGAAGCAAGCAGCTAAAACCATTTGAGAGAACATGATGTGTACAACAAACACTGCACAACTTCAGCTTCAACCTTCCTCGCCTTATCTACCATTTGAACGTATATACTGATAACAAAACAACATCATATCAACTCGGATTACTACAACAATAATTATTCTTCAGAGCATATAAAACATGATAACGTTGTAGGACTGCAGCCGCACAAGCATTGCCCACACTATCGCCATTAAATCCTCTGTAAGACACACCTACCAAGCAGGCAGATCTACGCTTGTCAAACCTTCTAAGAAGAGGCTGCAAAAGCCCATTACAGCTACTAAATAAACAGAATCGCACTTGCAAAGAACAATAAGTTGCACAAATCCTACAAATGGGAGTCTGCCACGACGGCGGTATCACTGTGAAGCAAGTACCCTAGGGACACAGATCAACAGTGGCTGTGCCCGGACAGCCGCGAGGGAAGAAAACGGGATCGATCTATACCTGCTTGTTGATCTCGACGCCGATGGCGCGCTTGGTGACGTTCCACACGCGTCCGGTGCGGCCGTGGTAGAACTTGTGCGGCATACCCTTGTGCACGGCGCCGTTCACCTTGACGTCGACGTACTCGCCGACCTTGTAGGTGCGCAGGTAGGTGGTGAGCGGGATGTAACCCTTCTTCCGGAACGGGCGCGCGAACAGGTCGCGCGTCCGCGACCGCAGACCGTGGCCCGCCGGCATCCTGCTCCTCCTGCTTTGcttcgcggggcggcggcgggagaaGGGTGGTTGGTGTGGGGGGGACTAGGGTTTGCGAGGGTTTGGAGATGGTTCTGTTTTATAGCtctgtggtgggggggggggggggggggggggggtccgagtGGTGTTGGGCTGGACTTTTATGACGGAGTTTCGGCCCATTGCAGATGTAGGAAGATGAGACTTTGGTGGAATTGATACCCCTAAAACAATGGTGGAATTGATTATATATTCTCAAAAAAATGGTGGAATTGATTTTTCAACTCCCGGCCAAATAAAACTAGTGCTCTACTATATAAGCTTATTATGGTCCGATTAAGTGATCGACATGCATGCATGAGCTACTTACTATTATTCAAAGATACAGTATGATAGTAGTAACTTAATTTGCTTAGATGTTCGCGGAACTGCAGACAAGGGCTCATTTTTCAGCCCAATTGTGTCAAATATCGTAAGAGGCCAAATTATTTTCCGTTTAGATTTATTATTCCATAGTTCTGTCATCAATAAGTTAATCAAGATAAGTTTCACATGCATGTACTGAACAAACAAATCTATGACGGCAACCAATTCTGTGAAACTTGCTGCATCTATCTTTTGTGTCGTCTAAGTCTTTCTTGTCTATCTGATCACCAAGTTTTTTCCCTATACCATGTATCATCCGAAGGGGCGACAGACCAAAGTCTCGGATTCCTCGAGCAACAGATGTAGTGTTGTCAGTCTCTGAAAATGTGAATCCGTCTACTCCTAGGCAACAACAGAAGGGTGATTGGGATACTGAAAGCCAGTGTATGGAGGCTTAGTGAAGTCAGTCACCAGCCTCTTTGTTGTTTCAACAGCAGCATCAAGCGGCGCCAAAAACATGTCAGTTACTTTCATCTTGGGCATAGCCAACCTTATTGGTGGACTTCCTCTCATTTTTCACAATGTAACGAACTTCTCTCGTGGCTGAATTTTCAAAATATTTTAGTGACCGTTACAGAAAACTCACGTCCAAAACTCCAAAAACTAACATATCATTTCCTTGTGGATAACGTATCGCTGATCTGAGAGACAATCGAGTCATGAACAATGACAAATCATAAGGTCGGCCACTACTGACTCAAGCTTGGATGTGGTCGAAAGCCCGACTACACATGGTTCTACCACTGCTCTCACACATGGTGTTCGGGCTACTTCCAATGGTGCTATGCGGGTTGTCGTTTTGCGAGAGTAACGACAGGGAGAACAAGATGATGGCCGTCGCCAGTGCTTCGCTTGCCTGCATCGCTCTGCTAGCGCTCGGGGAGGTTATGACCACAGAAGAGCCATGACATACTTCAAGACTCTCATTTACTACCTTACCATCGTTGCGAGCTTGTCCGGGATGTCGTACATTGCcggttgtaggaccttgaagtatgtctagagggggggtgattagactacttgaccaattaaaaacttaaccttttcccaattttagactttggcagattttagataTCCTTGGACAAGTcaggcaatcttcacacaattcaagcaagcatgcaaagagtatatgagcagcggaaattaaagcatgcaacttgcaagaatgtaaagggaaaggtttggaggattcaaacgcaattggagacacggatgtttttgtcgtggttccgataggtggtgctatcgtacatccacgttgatggagacttcaacccacgaagggtaatggttgcgcgagtccacggagggctccacccacgaagggtccacgaagaagcaaccttgtctatcccaccatggccgtcgcccacgaaggacttgcctcactagcggtagatcttcacgaagtaggcgatctccttgcccttacaaactccttggttcaactccacaatcttgtcggaggctcccaagtgacacctagccaatcttggagacaccactctccaagaagtaacaaatggtgcgttgatgatgaactccttgctctagtgcttcaaatgatagtctccccaacactcaactctctctcatgggatttggatctggtggaaagaagatttgagtggaaagcaacttggggaaggctagagatcaagattcatatggtaggaatggaatatcttggtctcaacacatgagtaggtggttctctctcggaaatggtaagttggaagtgtaggtttgttctgatggctctctccacgaatgaagaggaggtggaggggtatatatagcctccacacaaaatctaaccgttacacacaacttgtcaaactcggtgggaccgaattgataaactcggtcggaccgattcagcaaatctagtgaccgttaggattttcggtgggaccgacatgcaactcggtaggaccgatatggttaggattagggcataacgtaatctcggtgagaccgattacacaaactccatgagaccgattttggtaataagctaaccagagagttggtcaagtaaactcggtgggaccgattcgcttatttcggtgagaccgaaatgttacgaaagggaaacagggagtttacattgcaatctcggtgggaccgatcgctcacttcggttagaccgaaacgttacgaagggaaacagagagattacaatcccatctcggtgagaccaagatccctattggtgagaccgatttgcctaggttttgtggcagtggctatgacatttgaactcggtggcgccggatagaaagaatcggtgggaccgattttgactttgggtttaggtcatatgtggatgtgagaaagtagttgagggtttttggagcatatcactaagcacttgaagcaagaggctcattaagcaacaccgcatccctccttgatagtattggcttttcctatagactcaatgtgatcttggatcactaaaatgtaaaatgaagagtcttgagcttttgatcttgagccaatcctttgtccttgatattttgagggatccactttcatcatccatgccatgccattcattgagctttcctgaaatatttgtcttggaatagcattagctcaatgagctatatgttgttatgaattaccaaaaccacctagggatagttgcactttcaatctccccctttttggtaattgatgacaacatatagatcaaagcttcgacaaatgataataagattgaaaaacatcgtcgctttgagaagtatgtgataagcaagagctccccctaaatttgtgcatagtttaagatttgctttggactgcaaatgcacaaggaattaggctcatgggttactcttccatgtcacatacatcttggtggagcgctcaaaataataaagattgaatacatgcactcatcaccaagcaaagtgaatgatcatataaggataggtaagataatatcatctaacaagcataagtgtagcttatgatcaaacacatgatcatcaatgtctcacagataatagcatagtatctcaagcaatcaaaagcaaacaaagtttaccaccaaagcaagagagaacaaaaagcaacactctctctctcgaagcctatgatctatacatttttctccccctttggcaacaagttaccaaaaagttcatagaaaatgcatagtgctagatcgactctcaggcttgatcttcaggtggtggtgtagagatggctccttggacgaaggcttcagttgatgtggatggagctggaggagttggtgctggagctggttgcactggagctgtaggagctgtagctggtgcagatgatgtggctctggtgtctgtcacaggcactacaactgatctctgagctctaggcactctggcaaatgcatcagtggttgtcttgcccttcctctcctgcatgtcatcctgtagctgctccacaactgattgaatctcagttactttgacatctagatcatagaatttttgttccatgatcctttccaggctctcctggttttgagttagggtggccaaccccttctcaatcctcagtgttgatgctatcaagtaaccaagctgctcctgcttgttcttcaaaaagtactcagatgcctcctcttgagttggcatcttggcaaccttctctttctttgctttctccttcttctcttgagcttgtactgatgatggttcattctcattcatcacaacttgattgtcctcagagtctggatagatagcaaaatgttctttgtccagcaagtatgtgtctgtgcccatctttgagttaatcaactcttgaatctgtggggcatacccacaacttctcttttggtctgctgctgtcctcttgatagtctcaatcatgaggctcatgaccttgaatttctgtggcacatcaaacaagtgtagcaagtttatatcatgccctctaatcatgttgtggtcacctgacttgggcaatagagtgtgccttaggatccagttgatcgttggcagccctgacagaagaaaatgaactggcccaaacttatgtgtctcaactgcagcatctgggatTTTCTTGTACATATGGGCCATggtattgtgatccatcttcttcttggcatagacatccaagtcatcttcactctcctttggtgcattgatcagatttgcccattcctcgaTGGTTGACTGGTACTTTGTACCTTCAGACACCCAAACTATCCTGCCATTtagatagaagtgtgttgtggagtagaattgcataatgagctcatcattccactttgtgagcttctgcccaacaaagtctgcaactccacaagcaatgaaactgtcttgcactccaggatagtgttcttcattctccttcatgtaggtccagtcgacccacctcatatcacacactataggcttcttgtccaacaacactgtctcatagaaatcctgttgttccttagtgtggaacctgtaatcaacagcagtccttctcctgatagcatatggatctgaCAGCCTCCACAGTCTGAGTCATGCATCCTTTCTtaacttcatgttctcagccacaggatgagcatcattgtggtctggaatcttgggcttcagcttcctcaggacttgtccttcatcatcttcctcatcagcaacttcaggcactggggccttgttcttctcagcagctggtatactcctggtattcctctttggtgcaatcttgggcttgggggcagctttgggtgcttctttgggctttgatattgcagcccctgactttatagcatcacccatcagcttttgtgccttgggtgctggtgcagcaacctcttcttcctcctcctcagagtctctcctcatagaggggttgccaagaaccttggcagtagtggttctggctctcttcttcttcttatcttgaccaGCAACTTCATCTTCTGACTTAatagtaaacttcatggtttctccagtgggaaccttcttgggtttggaagtggtaattcttcttgcaggtgcctctttgggatcagtcttttcaggtacttgagttgatcctctaaccttcagcataggtgtcctcttggcagggaccttcctattgagtccaggctttgtgttctttgctggggcatactcctttttgagcactaacttcttggaagtagcctcatcttcagatGCCACATAACCCTCATCcccagagtctgaggttctcttccttctagctcttgtggctgctttaggCAAATTgttaggagtgcttctgctgccatcatctgaagaacttgagggactagtgccctcactcatgtgaatctgctcttcttccctgttctgactatcactttggtctgacatgctgcaaaccctgactgctgaccctgtgaatagttatagatgagatagaatggatgagcatcacaaaatgcagagatttttgcaaaagaatgattcaaaaacttagttttagttttccacagaaagcatttcggatcaaccgattttcaaactcggtgataccgaagcagttttggaacctaaactagtgaactcggtcagaccgagtcacagttcggtggcaccgagactgctagggtttcacaaagttctaaaatcggtcacaccgattagcaattctcgatcagaccgagagttactagtgcaatggcattagccaaatcggtgggaccgagtttttcaacccggtgggtccgagatggtttcggcggaaacctaaccctaaattttcaaatcgcatctattctaaggattgtattgactggataggagtgtttcaatcgtggcaagaatcataatgaacacaatgtgctaggaatcggacggggataacactgtgatcgagtccataccctagcttggcgatgaactcactacggcggcaatggcgggggtgaattcagttgacggcggcggagaccaacgacaggaggcggctggcgacgaggagacgatccggagaccctagaggcagagcgagctatgcgcgggcgaaggggtttggagaaagtttccaaaaaaattcccgtgagtatatatagcccgaccctgtcggtgtgaccgagtggaacaactcggtggcaccgagatgcataactgtatacagttacagcaacttggtgtgaccaaaaagttcaaatcggttgcaccgagattgaaaacctagatcgactaagtgatttcggtaggaccgaaatggaggaatcggtctgaccgaaacgcacaaagaagttttgaaagtttaagtctatgagaatcggggactccgagtgctcctcacacagagtggttcgaatctgacttgatcaaattttgtgatgtagcatgaatagagtttgagatgagaaaaagcatagatagctagagaaggttcttaggcattcttgtccatccacttggccaaagaaaaagtagccaaacaatcaaagcaacaagtggatgtcctcaaatgagtaaaatatgcatccaacatgctcacataataaaatggcaaatgaaatatgtggcaaagcatgcacaaccaattctagcatctatcaaacaattggcgatgactaggtcatctatatatgagtatattgacttaggagtcaaatgagaacatttgatcataggtcatactcatcgtttaagctcaagtggggttaccacttttacataatgcattgatgtgttcacatcattagagttgctttgactcaattcttaagagttaagctccccctagatgtgagatccccccttagagggatgaactaaccttgggttttgtcgatgatgacttcatgtaggtgttgaagatgtggatgctcaatgttgatgtagatcatttggagcaatcctttggagtgagttgcactttcaatacctacatgggttagtcccacaaggaacaaacaagaatatccatagacatagagtgatgcacacacaagatgatgtccatgaaatcattaggttaccttgtcccttgccttaccaacatgagggtttgtgactccttgaactagtgcaagatgtggaagttgattgcacttgtccttgccataatgatatgagtgaagaatgttggcggagtcaccctcaagaactctctagttcttcttcttcgggatccacatcatcttgatgggaatccttggagttgtagttgtacttgatgaagtagaacttgacgtagtcttgggaacccacttgaccaaggccttaggtgcttcttcaaatgcatcaatctcctcttgaagcttgtccttgcctttgttcttgtggtcttgtggtggaagatcatcttgtgcttgtgttcccttgaaggaagtaggatcatacttctcttgttgaggaacaaacttcgtcttggggtattgatcttcttcccactcaactccattggcattgaactttcgttcaaaaccaacaccttgattcttccggtgccttccttgcttgcgtacaatttcctcgaattgcttactcccggcaaggctcttgtatacacctttctctataattcccttcaataagctattttcttgctcaagtgtaacttggctaagagaatcattagtggaatcaagagaactactagaagcaacaatattggatttggcattattattgttactactagaggaaggatctttcttgtacttgttactagacttgacttgaggcatgtaagtagataagagtaaacgcttggcaatgtaagaagaacttttcttacggagatcatcattgattgcctttaagaactcatgctcttgctcaagattgagcttttcaaagcgtaacttctcatgagcccttaaaagttctcgatgatcttcgaagatagtttcatgagctaacttaagagtgtttagttctttagttagaagctcaatcttctccttatcattgtcattcgttttatcttgattagcatgattaattgacgtttcatcatagtattcatcactagagttgtcaacaagtaaatcatcatcacctagcaagtcatcttcatcactattgaaatcaacatactcgggatgtgttaccttaggacctttggccatgaagcatcttccaattccttcatttggtgagtcaaatatgtcgtaggagttggttgacacaagtgctagaccggcaacaccttcatcttgagtatattcggagtcggagtgatagcttctctcggagtgattgtcggagtcggagccggatacccattcaccaacatgagcttgatgtcttcgttttgtgtagctccttgatgacttgtccttcctttccgaatccttgcttctccgtgagggtcttcgttcataacgatcatctctactcctcctctctcttggtggtgattcttctcttttgcttcttctttttggagaatcttctcttcttttgtagggtgccgtacactcattggaatagtgtccgggtctcccacaattgtagcaattgcgctctcgactagaagatcttttgtcattgtaggaccttgacttagagcttctttctttgcttctactcttgtagaatttgttgaagttcttcaccattaagctcaattcttcattgaaggtttgtttctcacttgatgatgtgggggcttcacatgaggctttgtaagcaccacttgacttgttgtgaagttcctccttatccttgagtgacatctcatgagcaacaattcttccaatgacttccgttggcttgagatctttgtaatttggcatcatttggatcaatgtgcacacggtatcatactttccatccaatgctcttaggatcttcttgatgatgaatctgttggtcatctcttcactccctaagccggcaatctcatttgtgataagagcaagcctagagtacatttcagcgacaccttcaccatccttcattttgaacttgtcaagctgactttggagcacatccaacttggattccttgacggagtcggtaccttcatgcatatcaatcaaagtatcccaaatttcctttgcattctcaagacggctgattttgttgaattcctcggggcacaagccattgaagaggatatcacaagcttgagcgttgtattgcaacatcttcaattcttccgcgctagcttcacggttcggctctctcccatcaaagaattcaccttgcaagccaatacacacaatagcccaaacggcggggttatgtccgagaatatgcattttcatcttatgcttccaactagcaaaattagtaccatcaaagtaaggacctctacggtgataatttccctcgctagacgccatactctcctaggttgtgaaaccaaggttatgaccaccaaaagctatggaaatcaaagcaaatggagagcaaggctctgataccactggtaggaccttgaagtatgtctagaggggggtgattaaactacttgaccaattaaaaacttaaccttttcccaattttagactttggcagattttagctatctttggacaagtcaagcaatcttcacacaattcaagcaagcatgcaaagagtatatgagcagcggaaattaaagcatgcaacttgcaagaatgtaaagggaagggtttggaggattcaaacgcaattggagacacggatgtttttgtcgtggttccgataggtggtgctatcgtacatccacgttgatggagacttcaaccc is from Triticum aestivum cultivar Chinese Spring chromosome 1B, IWGSC CS RefSeq v2.1, whole genome shotgun sequence and encodes:
- the LOC123120178 gene encoding 60S ribosomal protein L21-1 — translated: MPAGHGLRSRTRDLFARPFRKKGYIPLTTYLRTYKVGEYVDVKVNGAVHKGMPHKFYHGRTGRVWNVTKRAIGVEINKQVGNRIIRKRIHVRVEHVQPSRCAEEFRLRKVKNDQLKAEAKARGEVISTKRQPLGPKPGFMVEGTTIETVTPIPYDVVNDLKGGY